In Corallococcus macrosporus, one DNA window encodes the following:
- a CDS encoding transglycosylase SLT domain-containing protein: protein MKVSLQHLALLASAALLSAQAPAPADSTPAAAPAATAPAPAATAPADDDTDQAPTTRTDSAPSEAQLTPPPDADKAPSPVGYVQVFNPAFPGLVPPTPVVHRGRRYGLEDLTPYFADGKKRDAKDAFDKGQYTKARTLLEGEGDSPAVRYLRALSAVRAGDDKAAATEMAALANDYPALKDRCLTHAGVALESQGRLDDAAESFKQVPEGSRMYVDARLGLARVLRKKKDYDGAMAALTPLTQRMMTGWGRNVGAEALIATADLAVEKKDKAAERAALWKLWASQPLSPIVKQVEKRLKGQTPPVDAKVGRAEALIEAHRNKQGMAILEPMLKTLKLPDALACRAHFAFGKGQRKERQHTAAIQVLTPVVEQCKDRDLLARALYVLGSSRSIVDQQHGPDTYERLAKEFPDHSFADDALFYAADLYVKTNRPKEAMARLDEVARLYPKGDFLGEALFKAFWVARTSKVEDGGFSFLDRIEEQFANADESYDVERARYWRARTLEERGNIQGAAELMEKLAVEHPATYYGLMARSKLGELDPKRLERVSASIFDVPEAASPWPMFAGPMGDDPHFRAGVELLRLGFPDSVSSELMLVNRTNQPPESMRLLVMVLSQSGDARSAHAIARLALRKDLSGRITAQTRPVWEVAYPNAFRDLIEKHTATAGVEPDLLQALMREESALDPKALSWAGAMGLTQLMPSTAKGVARDLKVKKFTVDSLLQPELNIRFGAHYLGGLIKQFKGHTPYAVGSYNAGSGAVNRWRSANPDLPLDAWVEEIPIAETRGYIKRVLRSYNTYQLLYGRAPKVPVMPSASR from the coding sequence ATGAAAGTGTCCCTCCAGCATCTCGCCCTCCTCGCTTCCGCGGCGCTGTTGTCCGCGCAGGCTCCCGCCCCCGCTGACTCCACTCCCGCGGCCGCTCCGGCCGCCACGGCTCCGGCGCCGGCCGCGACGGCCCCTGCCGACGACGACACGGATCAGGCCCCCACGACGCGCACGGACAGCGCGCCGTCGGAGGCGCAGCTGACGCCGCCGCCGGACGCGGACAAGGCGCCGTCGCCGGTGGGCTACGTGCAGGTGTTCAACCCGGCCTTCCCGGGGCTCGTGCCGCCCACGCCGGTGGTGCACCGCGGGCGCCGCTACGGGCTGGAGGACCTGACGCCGTACTTCGCGGACGGCAAGAAGCGGGACGCGAAGGACGCGTTCGACAAGGGCCAGTACACCAAGGCGCGCACGCTGCTGGAGGGCGAGGGGGACAGCCCCGCGGTGCGCTACCTGCGCGCGCTGTCGGCGGTGCGGGCCGGGGACGACAAGGCGGCGGCGACGGAGATGGCGGCGCTGGCCAACGACTACCCGGCGCTCAAGGACCGCTGCCTCACGCACGCGGGCGTGGCGCTGGAGTCCCAGGGCCGGCTGGACGACGCGGCGGAGAGCTTCAAGCAGGTGCCGGAAGGCTCGCGCATGTACGTGGACGCGCGCCTGGGCCTGGCGCGCGTGCTGCGCAAGAAGAAGGACTACGACGGCGCCATGGCGGCGCTGACGCCGCTCACCCAGCGCATGATGACGGGCTGGGGCCGCAACGTGGGCGCGGAGGCGCTCATCGCCACGGCGGACCTCGCGGTGGAGAAGAAGGACAAGGCCGCGGAGCGGGCCGCCCTGTGGAAGCTGTGGGCCAGCCAGCCGCTGTCGCCCATCGTCAAGCAGGTGGAGAAGCGCCTCAAGGGGCAGACGCCGCCCGTGGACGCCAAGGTGGGCCGCGCGGAGGCGCTGATCGAAGCGCACCGCAACAAGCAGGGCATGGCCATCCTGGAGCCGATGCTCAAGACGCTGAAGCTGCCGGACGCGCTCGCGTGCCGCGCGCACTTCGCGTTCGGCAAGGGGCAGCGCAAGGAGCGCCAGCACACGGCCGCCATCCAGGTGCTCACGCCGGTGGTGGAGCAGTGCAAGGACCGCGACCTCCTGGCCCGCGCGCTGTACGTGCTGGGCTCGTCGCGCTCCATCGTGGATCAGCAGCACGGCCCGGACACCTACGAGCGGCTGGCGAAGGAGTTCCCGGACCACTCGTTCGCGGACGACGCGCTCTTCTACGCGGCGGACCTGTACGTGAAGACGAACCGCCCCAAGGAGGCCATGGCGCGGCTGGATGAAGTGGCCCGGCTGTACCCCAAGGGCGACTTCCTGGGCGAGGCGCTCTTCAAGGCCTTCTGGGTGGCGCGCACGTCGAAGGTGGAGGACGGAGGCTTCTCCTTCCTGGACCGCATCGAGGAGCAGTTCGCCAACGCGGACGAGTCCTACGACGTGGAGCGCGCGCGCTACTGGCGGGCGCGCACGCTGGAGGAGCGCGGCAACATCCAGGGCGCCGCGGAGCTGATGGAGAAGCTCGCGGTGGAGCACCCGGCCACGTACTACGGCCTGATGGCGCGCTCGAAGCTGGGCGAGCTGGACCCGAAGCGGCTGGAGCGCGTGTCGGCGTCCATCTTCGACGTGCCGGAGGCCGCCAGCCCCTGGCCGATGTTCGCGGGCCCCATGGGGGACGACCCCCACTTCCGCGCGGGCGTGGAGCTGTTGCGGCTGGGCTTCCCGGACTCCGTGTCGTCCGAGCTGATGCTGGTGAACCGCACCAACCAGCCGCCGGAGTCCATGCGGCTCTTGGTGATGGTGCTGTCGCAGTCCGGCGACGCGCGCTCGGCGCACGCCATCGCGCGGCTGGCGCTGCGCAAGGACCTGAGCGGCCGCATCACCGCGCAGACGCGGCCGGTGTGGGAGGTGGCCTATCCCAACGCGTTCCGCGACCTGATTGAGAAGCATACCGCGACCGCGGGCGTGGAGCCGGACCTGCTCCAGGCGCTGATGCGCGAGGAGAGCGCGTTGGATCCCAAGGCCCTGTCCTGGGCCGGCGCCATGGGCCTCACGCAGCTGATGCCGTCCACGGCGAAGGGCGTGGCGCGTGACCTCAAGGTGAAGAAGTTCACCGTGGACTCGCTGCTCCAGCCGGAGCTGAACATCCGCTTCGGCGCGCACTACCTGGGCGGCCTCATCAAGCAGTTCAAGGGCCACACGCCCTACGCGGTGGGCAGCTACAACGCGGGCTCGGGCGCGGTGAACCGCTGGCGCTCGGCCAACCCGGACCTGCCCCTGGACGCGTGGGTGGAGGAGATCCCCATCGCGGAGACGCGCGGCTACATCAAGCGCGTGCTGCGCTCCTACAACACCTACCAGCTCCTCTACGGCCGCGCGCCCAAGGTGCCGGTGATGCCTAGTGCATCGCGTTAG
- a CDS encoding protein kinase domain-containing protein, which yields MHSKDRDSGGLTYLGPEALNARPGNAVAEDGSEPTLPQVRTPVSPGGTLIQGAVTPRPHAPSSQGLVPGQVVAGRYRVEKWLGVGGTSAVYQALDLKQHQRVALKVLAVPHADEAMVTRFRQEVEHARALEHVNILHVFDVGSDGDRHYLTVELLEGRDLRQVMLEGRPTLANALRWLTHATVALEHAHAHGVLHRDVKPGNLFITRMGVLKLMDFGLAKSAHVMGNTAQGATLGTPEYMAPEQVTGAEVSPATDLYALGVVAYELLTGQLPFRHAQPVPLMLMHVQDAPVPPRKLRPELPEAFEQVVLKLMRKRPEERQASATVLRAELAKLWPLALPR from the coding sequence GTGCATTCCAAGGACCGAGACAGCGGCGGTTTGACCTACCTGGGCCCGGAGGCGCTGAACGCGCGGCCGGGCAACGCCGTGGCCGAGGACGGCTCCGAGCCGACGCTGCCGCAGGTGCGGACGCCCGTGTCTCCGGGCGGGACGTTGATCCAGGGGGCCGTGACGCCAAGGCCTCACGCGCCCTCGAGCCAGGGCCTCGTCCCCGGCCAGGTGGTGGCGGGGCGCTACCGGGTGGAGAAGTGGCTGGGCGTGGGCGGCACGTCGGCGGTGTATCAGGCGCTGGATTTGAAACAGCACCAGCGCGTGGCGCTCAAGGTGCTGGCCGTGCCGCACGCGGACGAGGCGATGGTGACGCGCTTCCGCCAGGAGGTGGAGCACGCGCGGGCGCTGGAGCACGTGAACATCCTGCACGTCTTCGACGTGGGCTCGGATGGCGACCGGCACTACCTGACGGTGGAGCTGCTGGAGGGCCGGGACCTGCGGCAGGTGATGCTGGAAGGGCGCCCCACGCTGGCCAATGCCTTGCGGTGGCTGACGCACGCCACGGTGGCGCTGGAGCACGCGCACGCGCACGGCGTGCTGCACCGGGACGTGAAGCCGGGGAACCTTTTCATCACGCGCATGGGCGTGCTGAAGCTGATGGACTTCGGGCTCGCCAAGAGCGCGCACGTGATGGGCAACACGGCCCAGGGCGCGACGCTGGGGACGCCGGAGTACATGGCGCCGGAGCAGGTGACTGGCGCGGAGGTGTCACCGGCCACGGACCTGTATGCCCTGGGCGTGGTGGCGTACGAGCTGCTCACCGGGCAGTTGCCGTTCCGTCACGCGCAGCCCGTGCCGCTGATGCTGATGCACGTGCAGGACGCGCCGGTGCCGCCAAGGAAGCTGCGCCCGGAACTGCCGGAGGCCTTCGAGCAGGTCGTCCTCAAGCTGATGCGGAAGCGGCCGGAAGAGCGTCAAGCCAGCGCGACAGTGCTGCGCGCTGAACTGGCGAAGCTGTGGCCGCTGGCACTTCCGCGCTAA
- a CDS encoding IS630 family transposase, whose translation MEHRLLLPLRGEPTALRRPVLLLHISFARGGYPPERCLRKSWGGGGRVRRGQRARGYVPLGRRQLVTMIGDLTLQGVGPVLTFEGATNSDRFETYVREGLLPILKPHDVVVMDNLSVHHRPAVEQLIRSRNASLLFLPPYSPELNPIESCWLKVKTRMRAISARTHVALREAMREALATVRPQDAAAWFAYCGYPPQPP comes from the coding sequence CTGGAGCACCGCCTCCTTCTTCCGCTTCGCGGAGAACCGACCGCGCTCCGACGTCCTGTCCTGCTTCTTCACATCTCCTTCGCGAGGGGAGGCTATCCCCCAGAAAGGTGTCTCAGGAAATCCTGGGGCGGAGGAGGGCGTGTTCGACGAGGGCAGCGCGCTCGCGGCTACGTGCCTCTGGGCCGTCGTCAACTCGTCACGATGATAGGGGACCTGACGCTCCAAGGAGTGGGGCCGGTACTGACCTTCGAGGGCGCTACCAATAGCGACCGCTTCGAAACCTACGTCCGTGAGGGGCTGCTACCCATCCTCAAGCCTCACGACGTGGTGGTCATGGATAACCTCAGCGTCCATCACCGACCGGCAGTCGAGCAGCTCATTCGCAGTCGCAATGCGAGTCTTCTCTTCCTGCCGCCCTATAGCCCAGAGCTCAACCCCATCGAGTCGTGCTGGTTGAAGGTAAAGACGCGCATGCGGGCCATCAGCGCCCGCACGCACGTGGCCCTCCGCGAAGCGATGCGTGAGGCGCTGGCAACCGTGCGGCCACAGGACGCAGCGGCATGGTTCGCCTACTGCGGCTACCCGCCTCAACCGCCGTGA
- a CDS encoding VOC family protein, producing the protein MSVRFNHTIIHAKDKVASAQFLAELLGLPAPQPFGHFQVVKLTDGASLDYMTTNEPIHGQHYAFLVTEEVFDSLIAKIRDRKLQHWADPFGHAVNQINTHDGGRGVYFQDPSGHYMEAITVPYGGW; encoded by the coding sequence ATGTCCGTCCGCTTCAACCACACCATCATCCACGCGAAGGACAAGGTCGCGTCCGCGCAATTCCTCGCGGAGTTGCTCGGGCTGCCGGCGCCGCAGCCCTTCGGGCACTTCCAGGTGGTGAAGCTGACGGATGGCGCGTCGCTGGATTACATGACCACGAACGAGCCCATCCACGGCCAGCACTACGCGTTCCTGGTGACGGAGGAGGTCTTCGACTCGCTCATCGCCAAGATCCGCGACCGGAAGCTCCAGCACTGGGCGGATCCGTTCGGTCATGCGGTGAATCAGATCAACACCCATGACGGAGGCCGCGGCGTCTACTTCCAGGACCCGAGCGGCCACTACATGGAAGCCATCACCGTGCCCTACGGCGGGTGGTGA
- the selA gene encoding L-seryl-tRNA(Sec) selenium transferase: MGAASNPPAGKNALLRGLPSIEQLLRRPSLEPRLANLPHARAVAALRLAVERVRSRLLAGDLRPFEDADVEAALASLATPNLRPVINATGVVLHTNLGRAPLAPEAVERVVAVARGYSNLEYDLDEGERGSRYAPLIGHLRTLTGAEDAIVVNNCAGAVLLTLAALASGRECVVSRGELVEIGGGFRIPDVMRQSGAKLVEVGTTNRTRRADYANALGPDTGLIVKVHRSNFALVGFTEEASLAELTGLGRSRDVPVFQDLGSGALVPLSGPGLTPEPTVGQAIRDGADVVAFSGDKLLGGPQAGVIVGRADLLQRIKSHPLTRALRVDKMTVAALEATLELYRDGRPDAVPTQSLLTQQPAVLLARAERLAALLAARGVVGKVMSVDGQVGGGAMPLARLPSFACSLTVGAPKVFLDRLRDGEVPVIGRIADDEVVLDVRCLSEEDLGQVAQAVAAAQSGSQP; the protein is encoded by the coding sequence ATGGGCGCTGCGTCGAACCCCCCGGCAGGAAAGAACGCGCTGCTGCGTGGCCTTCCTTCCATCGAGCAACTCCTGCGGCGGCCGTCGCTGGAACCCCGGCTCGCGAACCTTCCCCATGCCCGAGCGGTCGCGGCCCTGCGGCTCGCCGTCGAACGCGTGCGCTCCCGGCTCCTCGCCGGTGACCTGCGCCCGTTCGAGGACGCGGACGTGGAGGCCGCGCTCGCGTCCCTCGCCACGCCGAACCTGCGGCCGGTGATCAACGCGACCGGCGTCGTGCTCCACACGAACCTCGGCCGTGCGCCCCTGGCGCCCGAAGCCGTGGAGCGCGTCGTCGCCGTGGCGCGTGGCTACTCCAACCTCGAATACGACCTGGACGAAGGTGAACGCGGCAGCCGCTACGCGCCGCTCATCGGGCACCTGCGCACACTCACTGGCGCGGAGGACGCCATCGTCGTCAACAACTGCGCGGGCGCCGTGCTGCTCACCCTCGCCGCGCTCGCCTCCGGGCGTGAGTGTGTCGTGTCTCGCGGCGAGCTCGTCGAGATCGGCGGCGGCTTCCGCATCCCGGACGTCATGCGCCAGTCCGGCGCGAAGCTCGTGGAGGTGGGCACCACCAACCGCACCCGCCGCGCGGACTATGCCAACGCCCTGGGCCCGGACACCGGCCTCATCGTGAAGGTGCACCGGTCCAACTTCGCGCTCGTCGGCTTCACGGAAGAGGCCTCCCTCGCGGAGCTCACCGGGCTGGGACGCTCCCGTGACGTGCCCGTGTTCCAGGACCTGGGCTCCGGCGCGCTCGTGCCGCTGTCAGGCCCTGGCCTCACACCCGAGCCCACCGTGGGCCAGGCCATCCGGGACGGCGCGGACGTCGTCGCGTTCTCCGGTGACAAGCTGCTCGGCGGACCCCAGGCAGGCGTCATCGTTGGCCGCGCGGACCTGCTCCAGCGCATCAAATCCCACCCGCTCACACGCGCGCTGCGTGTCGACAAGATGACGGTCGCGGCCCTGGAGGCGACGCTGGAGCTGTACCGGGATGGCCGCCCGGACGCCGTTCCCACCCAAAGCCTGCTCACCCAGCAGCCAGCGGTGTTGCTCGCCCGAGCGGAACGCCTGGCGGCCCTGCTCGCGGCGCGTGGCGTGGTGGGCAAGGTCATGTCCGTGGATGGACAGGTGGGTGGAGGTGCCATGCCCCTGGCCCGGTTGCCTTCCTTCGCCTGCAGCCTCACCGTAGGAGCGCCGAAAGTATTCCTGGATCGTCTGCGCGACGGCGAGGTGCCGGTTATTGGCAGGATTGCGGATGACGAGGTGGTTCTCGACGTCCGGTGTCTCTCAGAGGAGGACCTGGGGCAGGTCGCGCAGGCTGTGGCGGCCGCCCAATCGGGAAGCCAGCCATGA
- a CDS encoding HNH endonuclease, protein MINSAVLVLNRYYQPVHVTSVKRAFSLLYQGVAKAIDEQYRLYEFEDWAALSATQDSITTIDRTIRVPRVLVLGAYDHLPRAKVRFSRLNIYARDNDTCQYCAKQLPRSELNLDHVNPRTQGGKTTWENVVCSCVPCNLKKGGRTPEQAGMRLLKKPVRPRWTPLFRGAIRKVTYREWLPFLHLADVSYWNVELLDE, encoded by the coding sequence ATGATCAACAGCGCCGTGCTCGTTTTAAACCGGTACTACCAACCGGTTCACGTGACGTCGGTCAAACGGGCTTTTTCCCTGCTGTATCAGGGCGTCGCCAAAGCCATCGACGAGCAGTACCGCCTGTATGAGTTCGAGGACTGGGCCGCCCTCAGCGCCACCCAGGACAGCATCACCACCATCGACCGCACCATCCGCGTCCCGCGCGTGCTCGTGCTCGGCGCGTATGACCACCTGCCGCGCGCCAAGGTGCGCTTCTCGCGCCTCAACATCTACGCGCGCGACAACGACACCTGCCAGTACTGCGCGAAGCAGTTGCCCCGCAGCGAGCTCAACCTCGACCACGTCAACCCGCGCACCCAGGGTGGCAAGACGACGTGGGAGAACGTGGTGTGCTCGTGCGTGCCCTGCAACCTGAAGAAGGGCGGGCGTACGCCGGAGCAGGCCGGGATGCGCCTGCTCAAGAAGCCCGTGCGCCCGCGCTGGACGCCGCTGTTCCGCGGCGCCATCCGCAAGGTCACCTACCGCGAGTGGCTGCCGTTCCTGCACCTCGCGGACGTGTCGTACTGGAACGTCGAGCTGCTCGACGAGTGA
- a CDS encoding P-loop NTPase produces the protein MRAFVKPAPLFPSAAASLAGSSPRAANDVSSAGPAGLARRAHSRRIIAVGGGKGGIGKSMVSANLGVALAQAGHKVLLVDADLGGANLHTCLGVGPPEATLSDFLRRGKANLEEVMVSTGVPGLSLIAGAQDSLDAANLKYAQKQKLLRTLLSQTTADYLILDLGAGTSFNTLDFFLIADHGLLVVLPEPTSVENAYRFVKAAFFRKLQQTEARYGIQELVEGALSTREGGLRTLHDVVAQVRRKAPSDAERLERELAAFRVRLVVNQARTDADEKVGAAMVSAWKKFFGIDMDDLGALRYDDEAWRAVRKRKPVLIERPDAPVAQGLQRIAARLLTLDGLSPESAIP, from the coding sequence ATGCGAGCCTTCGTGAAGCCCGCCCCCTTGTTTCCATCCGCTGCCGCCTCGCTTGCTGGCTCTTCGCCGCGAGCAGCCAATGACGTGTCGTCCGCGGGGCCCGCGGGCCTTGCGCGGCGTGCCCACTCGCGGCGGATCATCGCGGTGGGCGGCGGCAAGGGCGGCATCGGCAAGTCGATGGTGTCCGCGAACCTGGGCGTCGCGCTCGCGCAGGCAGGTCACAAGGTGCTGCTCGTGGACGCCGACCTGGGCGGCGCCAACCTGCACACCTGCCTGGGCGTGGGCCCTCCGGAGGCCACGCTGTCGGACTTCCTGCGGCGCGGGAAGGCCAACCTCGAAGAGGTGATGGTCTCCACCGGCGTGCCCGGGCTGTCGCTCATCGCCGGCGCGCAGGACTCGCTGGACGCGGCGAACCTCAAGTACGCGCAGAAGCAGAAGCTCTTGCGCACGCTGCTGTCGCAGACGACGGCGGACTACCTCATCCTGGACCTGGGCGCGGGCACCAGCTTCAACACGCTCGACTTCTTCCTCATCGCGGACCACGGCCTGCTCGTCGTGCTGCCGGAGCCCACGTCCGTGGAGAACGCGTACCGCTTCGTCAAGGCGGCCTTCTTCCGCAAGCTCCAGCAGACGGAAGCGCGCTACGGCATCCAGGAGCTCGTCGAGGGCGCGCTGTCCACCCGCGAGGGCGGCCTGCGGACGCTGCACGACGTCGTCGCGCAGGTGCGGCGCAAGGCCCCCTCGGACGCGGAGCGGCTGGAGCGCGAGCTGGCGGCGTTCCGCGTGCGGCTCGTCGTGAACCAGGCGCGCACGGACGCGGACGAGAAGGTGGGCGCCGCGATGGTGTCCGCGTGGAAGAAGTTCTTCGGCATCGACATGGATGACCTGGGCGCCCTGCGCTACGACGACGAGGCGTGGCGCGCGGTGCGCAAGCGCAAGCCGGTGCTCATCGAGCGGCCCGACGCGCCCGTGGCCCAGGGTCTCCAGCGCATCGCCGCGCGCCTCCTGACGCTCGACGGCCTTTCCCCCGAGTCCGCCATCCCATGA
- a CDS encoding helix-turn-helix domain-containing protein: MKPFAQQTYYELLEVPPTASDAEIRAAHQRLMELYSPDSIAVYALGDPDQVDALRERMNEAMEMLTDADLRVEYDRSIGLSTERLAKAAVTADAADKVDSAARVAEALATAAAALAKAAGAVDAERLEAESRLKAAASVSDTEGEAPRASETPGKSEERMRVEESKRQESSGKDAPGVPSEPVMVGGVAVVEAFRASFTRSLSFVYVPTAPLRGQGRGAAEAPAVEAKPSAPEAEAPSAPAPVEAVVAPAEAPEPGVSAPASTPAQDVAAQAPVPSAPEPSASVQSETGATVTADGSAPASDRVEAAPAPAVTSPVVAEAAPQAPAASSPPASEAAPQAPAVEASAEPPASRPVPEASAVTSPAEPGGSVASAPDASSAAVATTQGESDPNPAPGAPALDASTTALARTPATGASRGAVRPLTSRPIDSRPAANSPSGPGTVKGPTVRKLGDAQVLAQDSAIATAESALAQVAAKVREARPRGVDIPADAEFNGELLRRVREARGLSIQQLADRTRISVRHLENVEADRYTALPTTVYLRGILMNLARELGLDPLRVSKSYLALFSEKPAKSGR, translated from the coding sequence ATGAAGCCCTTCGCGCAGCAGACCTATTACGAGCTCCTGGAGGTGCCGCCCACCGCCTCCGACGCGGAGATCCGCGCGGCCCACCAGCGCCTGATGGAGTTGTATTCGCCGGATTCCATCGCGGTGTACGCGCTGGGGGACCCGGATCAGGTGGACGCGCTGCGTGAACGGATGAACGAAGCGATGGAGATGCTCACCGACGCGGACCTGCGCGTCGAGTATGACCGCTCCATCGGGCTGTCCACGGAGCGGCTCGCGAAGGCGGCCGTGACGGCGGATGCCGCGGACAAGGTGGACTCGGCCGCGCGGGTCGCGGAGGCCCTGGCCACCGCCGCCGCGGCGCTGGCGAAGGCGGCGGGCGCGGTGGACGCCGAACGGTTGGAGGCGGAGTCGCGACTGAAGGCCGCGGCGTCCGTGAGCGACACGGAAGGGGAGGCGCCCCGCGCGAGCGAGACGCCTGGAAAGAGCGAGGAGCGGATGCGGGTCGAGGAGTCGAAGCGGCAGGAGTCCTCGGGGAAGGACGCGCCAGGCGTGCCCTCCGAGCCGGTGATGGTGGGGGGCGTGGCGGTGGTGGAGGCCTTCCGTGCCTCGTTCACCCGGAGCCTGTCGTTCGTCTACGTCCCCACGGCGCCGCTGCGTGGGCAGGGCAGGGGAGCCGCCGAAGCTCCGGCGGTGGAGGCGAAGCCGTCCGCGCCGGAGGCCGAGGCGCCCAGCGCGCCCGCCCCCGTGGAGGCCGTCGTTGCCCCAGCCGAAGCGCCCGAGCCTGGGGTCAGCGCCCCCGCGTCGACGCCCGCGCAGGACGTGGCCGCGCAGGCTCCCGTGCCCTCCGCCCCGGAGCCGTCAGCCTCCGTGCAGAGCGAGACCGGAGCCACGGTGACCGCCGACGGATCCGCCCCGGCCTCGGACCGCGTGGAGGCCGCCCCGGCTCCCGCCGTCACGAGCCCGGTGGTCGCCGAGGCCGCCCCGCAGGCCCCTGCCGCCTCGAGCCCTCCGGCCTCCGAGGCCGCGCCCCAAGCCCCAGCCGTCGAGGCGTCCGCGGAGCCACCGGCCTCGCGGCCCGTCCCGGAGGCCAGCGCGGTGACATCCCCGGCCGAGCCCGGCGGATCCGTGGCCAGCGCACCGGACGCTTCCAGCGCCGCGGTGGCGACCACCCAGGGCGAGTCGGATCCGAACCCCGCCCCGGGCGCTCCGGCCCTGGACGCCAGCACCACCGCGCTGGCCCGGACCCCGGCCACCGGAGCCTCCCGCGGCGCCGTGCGGCCCCTGACGTCTCGCCCCATCGACTCGCGTCCTGCGGCGAACAGCCCCTCGGGGCCGGGCACCGTGAAGGGCCCCACGGTCCGCAAGCTCGGGGACGCGCAGGTGCTGGCGCAGGACTCCGCCATCGCGACCGCCGAGTCCGCGCTGGCCCAGGTGGCCGCCAAGGTCCGCGAGGCCCGCCCCCGGGGCGTGGACATCCCCGCCGACGCCGAGTTCAACGGGGAGCTGCTGCGCCGCGTCCGCGAGGCCCGCGGCCTGTCCATCCAGCAGCTCGCCGACCGCACCCGCATCTCCGTGCGTCACCTGGAGAACGTGGAGGCGGACCGCTACACCGCGCTGCCCACCACCGTGTACCTGCGCGGCATCCTCATGAACCTGGCCCGCGAGCTGGGCCTGGACCCCCTGCGCGTGTCCAAGAGCTACCTGGCGCTGTTCTCCGAGAAACCCGCCAAGTCGGGCCGTTGA
- a CDS encoding RluA family pseudouridine synthase has protein sequence MASPDTREHRALPEARGERLDAYLARAFPDLTRSRLQGLIADGHVLSDGKPGKAAQRLRGGELLSLHVPAPVAAIPQAEALPVSVLHEDRDLVVVDKAAGMVVHPGAGHASGTLVNALLHRVKDLAGVGGELRPGIVHRLDKDTTGCLVVAKHEQALVALQKAFKTREVQKTYLALVHGAPPAEGRIETLYGRHPIHRQKFTGKVKEGKPAITLFRVRESFDGAALVEVDLLTGRTHQIRVHLAEAGHPLLCDALYGAGRKAKGAVAEAQAVLGRQALHAWRLAFEHPRTHKALDLEAPLPEDFTKALELLRAASVPAGPPTKAKPAVKKATGRKR, from the coding sequence GTGGCCTCACCCGACACGCGCGAGCACCGCGCCCTCCCCGAAGCCCGGGGCGAGCGGCTGGATGCGTACCTGGCCCGCGCGTTCCCGGACCTCACCCGCTCCCGGCTCCAGGGCCTCATCGCCGACGGCCACGTGCTGTCCGACGGCAAGCCCGGCAAGGCCGCCCAGCGGCTGCGCGGAGGGGAGCTGCTGTCGCTCCACGTCCCCGCGCCCGTCGCCGCCATTCCCCAGGCCGAAGCGCTGCCCGTGTCCGTGCTGCACGAGGACCGGGACCTCGTCGTCGTGGACAAGGCCGCCGGCATGGTGGTGCACCCGGGCGCGGGGCACGCGTCCGGCACGCTGGTCAACGCGCTCCTGCACCGCGTGAAGGACCTGGCTGGCGTGGGCGGCGAATTGCGCCCCGGCATCGTCCACCGGCTGGACAAGGACACCACCGGCTGCCTCGTCGTCGCCAAGCACGAGCAGGCCCTGGTGGCGCTCCAGAAGGCCTTCAAGACGCGCGAGGTCCAGAAGACGTACCTGGCGCTGGTGCACGGCGCGCCGCCCGCGGAAGGGCGGATTGAAACGCTCTACGGCCGCCACCCCATCCACCGCCAGAAGTTCACCGGCAAGGTGAAGGAGGGCAAGCCCGCCATCACCCTGTTCCGCGTGCGCGAGTCCTTCGACGGCGCCGCGCTGGTGGAGGTGGACCTGCTCACCGGCCGCACGCATCAGATCCGCGTCCACCTGGCCGAAGCCGGCCACCCGCTGCTCTGCGACGCGCTCTATGGCGCAGGCCGCAAGGCGAAGGGCGCGGTGGCCGAAGCGCAAGCGGTGCTGGGCCGTCAGGCGCTGCACGCGTGGCGCCTGGCCTTCGAGCACCCGCGCACCCACAAGGCGCTGGACCTGGAAGCCCCCCTCCCGGAGGACTTCACGAAGGCGCTCGAGCTGCTGCGCGCGGCCAGCGTTCCCGCGGGCCCGCCCACGAAGGCGAAGCCCGCGGTGAAGAAGGCTACAGGCCGGAAACGCTGA